The window TCAGTTCCTGCAGGCGTTGCCTTGTCTTCCTGCAATCTTCTGCTTGGGTCAGGAATTACTGTAACAAATCAGGCAGAcctgtttctgcagcattttcctttcactgtaTATCCATTGTCAGGTGCACCAGCAGCCAGCTCAGAGGTCAAAAAGGAAGTCCACATGCTGACTGTAGAAAGAAGTACAGGGAACAAATGGCATTTGCTCAAATATAAAGTGTGAGAGCAATTCAGGGCTGTTTCTCAGACACTGGTGGCACATGACAGAACATGGTGCATTATCAAAAATGTGCTTCCTACACACCAAGGCACTTCAGCTTCATTCCTTAATATATCACACTCTTGACTGAAGGTGGTAGAAGAtcctctgtccccagggtgggTATTTGCAAAACAGTGACTATTCAGATAAGCTGATGAGTAATGAAATCTGTACATGAATTCTGTAATGAAATCAGAACATGCTATAAAATCCATGAGGCTCTCTGATCTATCCTTGCCAACAAGATACTCTATAATAAAGATAGGAACCAGTCCTAAGCAAGGAAAATGGAAACCTTTTCTCAGTTTTGCTGGTTTGTGAGCTTGGGCAAGCTGGTCTGCACTTCATGTGCTTTTATCTTCGCAACTTTTGTCTTTGATTATCTGTTGAGATGATCAAGAATTCAGACCCTGACCTGCCATTCAACACATGCCCAATGCCTACTGCAAAGGGATCCTGAGTACAGTGCCCTGATATCTACCTGATACACTTCACTGAAAAACCAAAGTGACACAGGGACCTGAAGGACATGAACTCAATAGGATAATCACTGAGCAAGCACTGAGTACCCACAGCATGGTGCAGAAAACACACTGGTCTGTATGAAATCTGTTGGATTCTCTTAGCAATGTCTCTGATAAATCTCTTTACAACCCCACGGCTGTCCTTGTGTGCTACTGCATACGTGTGCTTGATGgtttgaaaattttcaaagcagcCTTTCAACAAGGAGCCATTATTTTCCAACATTCTCAGTCCATGATACAACAGTCTTGTACGAATCTCCTTGTATGAAATGGCTTCTTTGCCCAGTGAATGATGTAATTTAAGCCAATCAAATCAAAGTCAATTTTCATTATAAGCAGCGTCAAGTGGCACAGCAGGATTTTAAAGCACTAACTGGGGTTTCAGAGCTCAGTTTTCAGTTGTGTCACAGATTTGTGCAACCATCTCTGTTCTGGTGGTGGTGACTGGCTGTACCTGTAGGAGGAATGAGCCATGCAGCCCACATGGGGAACAGTCAGGCTGCCCTGGGCCTTGGGAGAGAGGGTGAGATGGGGTCCTCTAGCAAACCAAACCTGGCTCTTCCCACCGTAGTTTCACCACTGGTTTGAGCAAGTCCAGGTCCTACTGACTCAATAAACATGGCTTATTCAGCAGCTAAGCCAGCAGGGATCTAAGGGCATCAAGAGACTCGATTGCTCTTTGTTGCTGTCTTTTGGAAGGCTCTGTTGCCCATTAAAATGCATGTGAGGTTTTTCTGTCACTCCACGGGCTTCTTGAATTAAAGCCTCTCCAATGGCAGGATCTAAGCTGTGGGATCAGGCTCTTACCTTGAAAATCTATGCATTAAGTGCCTTGTATCTTATCTATATAGCTATTGAACTAATCAATAAACCCTCTACTAGCTACATTTATCCTCCCAAGCTGAGGGATCACGCACCACTGGCATTGAAAAGGCTGAATGATTTGCCCCAGTTAATGCTTCTGAATAAAATTGACAGCTATGAGATGGAAATGTTCAGCTCATGTTTTAATTTGCTGCAGAAAAGATTTATCAGGCAGAGGTGAAGTCTTTGACCCAGTTTTGTCCTGCTGGGGTCTCTCTGTACaagctgcagagggaaaggaagggtcCCAAGCACTGATATTTTCAGGTATCTCTTACTCTCCCAGCTACAGCCAGTGGGGTTTTAGGGTAACTCGTGGGTCTGTGCTGCAGGCTgagctgaggtgctgcagggctggtcAGGgattgctgcagagcagggcttgggGCAAGGGGAGCCAAATCCACTTACAAGGAGCAGTCAGGGGGCAGAGGACcctcaggatgctgctgcctgAGCAACTCCATCAGCTCCAGGGGCAGCTCTCAGGGACCCTCGCTGGGGGAACAGCGGGTGGGCcgggggctgagctgggctcgGCTCACGGCTGAGCTCCACGCAGGGTGGGCcgggggctgagctgggctcgGCTCAGGGCTGAGCTCCACGCAGGGTGGGCcgggggctgagctgggctcgGCTCAGGGCTGAGCTCCACGCAGGGTGGGCcgggggctgagctgggctcgGCTCAGGGCTGAGCTCCACGCAGGGTGGGCcgggggctgagctgggctcgGCTCAGGGCTGAGCTCCACGCAGGGTGCCGGCGGCCCGCGGGCCTGGGGGCAGGGCGGCTGTCTATTTTTAGTGAGGGTTTTATAGAGTGGATCCCTGCGGTCTGGCTCCACACTGAAATATTGTCCTAGTCTCAATGACATAAACACAGGGCCAGCCTGTGATCCTGGCGCCAGCTTCAGCTTAGGGAATGTGAATGAAAGTACCAGTGGGGTCCAggcaagaaggagaagaaaaaaatcccgACTGTAATTACAAATAAATCCCAAACCCTTTCGCTCTCATGGCTCACTTAGTACAGCAAATAGCCTCTGATTCTCTACAAATAAGTCCCAGCTTAGTTACTGACAGATCTACCAAGAGGCAGTTAATGGAATAATGACTAAGGGAAGCTTAGGGTAATTTCCAAACAGTTCCCAGTGTTGGAGGGTGATTGCCCCCACCTCGGCCCCCCCTGCTCCCTTCAGATCCTGCAGCAGTGAGCACCGGGCAAGAACCAAGCCTAGGGACACCAGGGCCCTCTTCAGCTCGTGGGGGAAGgctgctatttatttatttatttgttcatttatttaagACAACTCACACAAGAATAGTGACAGGCAGGCTCTGGGGTCTGGATCTGAACTGTCCCCCCAGGGAGAGCTTAGGTGAGGGTCTGCAGAGCGAGGTTACTCCTGTCTTCTTTTTTGATAAGAAAACTGGGgagattttaaatgaaagtggCATAAAAAGCCATCCCTGCCATGAGACACTTTAAATGCAGCACTCttcctcttgtttctttttctgttacaaaGGCATCTCTTTTCTTTGAATCCCTTGTCTGAGCTTGTTCCAATACCTCATATTTGAGTTGAAATGCTCAGTTTGCTTACAAAAGTTAAACTTCATGTTCAAAGTATAGAGAACTCTTGTGGCACTTCCAGAGTGGCCAGGGCAGTGCTcttttatgtttggttttgatCTTTCTTTAAATCAGAACAGGATCATGTGTCTTTGGAACACTATTTCATCAAGAATGAGAGTAATGGAAAGGCTGTTCCTACATAGGAACAATTGTAAATGcatacacagagagagagagagagaacaaatcCAAATAATAATTGACATATATGCCATTGTGGCTGGCATCTGATTGAACTGCTGTTGTTATGACAATAAGTACTTCAAAAGGTGATGAGGCTTCAGGGGAAGCCTTGCTAGGCAGCAAGGACACTCAGCTGAAGTGTCGCTTCAAAGAAAATGATGCTGACCAAGGTCTGTGCTGGAAAGTCTAGCTGACTGTTAGTCCTGTGATGGCTTGTTTCTTCTTACCATTCCATCTTAGACTTTCCAAATATCTCTGTTAAAAGGAGGAGAACAGTCACTTGTTATTATGTAAAAGAAAACCTCAAAGTCCTTACTTATCAGAGGAAGTGGACTGCACATAAGCAATGCTGTGCTGAGAGCAAAGTAGTAATTTGTGACCACTTCTTTCAGTGCTGTTTATCTCATATTCCTGCTGTAGCCCCCTGTACCCTGTGTCAATTCTCTTTTAGAGACCGTGGCGTTGTGGGATCTTGCTCTATACCCAAGAATGGCTCCAAAAGCTTTTAACTCTATCCTGTAATTGATGTTTAGTGTAAACTGCAGTAAAGGAaggatatttgaaaaaaaaataaaaaaggaggtGGGGGGAACAACATATTTAATGAGGATGAGTAAACACACCCAAGATGTAACTGtagatataagaaaaataaaagcagctggGGGGCTTCTGAGACATTGTTTGTCTTGAAAGTGATGAGAAGAGGCACCATCAAAAGACTTGTTTTACTACAGTCATGCTTCATTATGGGGAAGGAGAgtgtggggaaggggaggggtgggggttCCCTACGTGACCAGGTTGCCAGAAGAGAGAACCTAACTCGTTTGCATGGCCTAATTAATCCCTGAACCCAGTCAAAGCctgagtcagagggagagaGCAAATGTCAGATCTGTGTCTGGGAAGCCTAGATTCATTATTTTACTCGCCTGGGTCCCTTTGCCTTCAGAGGCAAAGACTTGAAACTCCCAAGTCAAAGAAACACATCCCAGAGATTCCTACTGAACATGAGCAGGTTTGGAATCAGTCTCCTTTGTGTCTGTTTCTATATCTGAATTAATCCCATACCCCCATGAGTGTGCCTGTTTCATCATTTGTGAGAGAAAGGGGAAATCATTCCATGTGCCACTAAAGGTACAAGTTTCTTTGAAAAGTGTCCTATTGAACATCCAGCTTTTCACAGCCAGCCCAGTCACTGGGAGTGTGTATCTCGTGACAGTTCATAGTGGCTGCAGAGATAATGCTATGCACACAACTCTGGCTGATCATTGTGATCCACTTCTTTTTGAAGAGATCAAATTCCCTAAAGGGATAAAGCATAAGAAGCTGGAAAGAAGTGATAATTCAAAATGCAGGGGAACGATGCATACTTTAATCTTTTTCTAGGTATTAAAGCTCCTTCATCCTTGCACATTTTCTAGCCAGACCAAATTTAAAGAATGTCAAATAAAGCAGCAGTTCTGAATTTGTGGgaccttcctctgctgctctaATTCTTGAGGCAAAATTATAGCCGGGAATTGTTTTATATAACGGGCTAAATTCTGCTCTTTTATTATACTGTAGGCAAGATATTTCTTCTGAGCATAAAGTGCACCCCTTCTAGATTTAGTTCAGGATTTCTGAGTTGTATATATTTGTGATCCAGTTCCTGGCTCTCTGATCAGGATTAGAAGCTGCCTCTGGGACTTTGTACTTCCACAAAACCCGTGAGTCTCTTGGAACATTTTACACGAGGATCTGAGGCCGCATTTACTGAGTGCAGGGGACCTGGGGGCTCAGGACTTAGCTGATagaagtacttttaaaataaagttgcaTTTTCCTTCATTCATAACCAACAGGCTAAGTATGATGTAATcggatttattttttcctcttcacccCCACTGGAGCCAGGAAAATGAAGTAGTTGAGAGAAAAGGGGTTGTCATTTTCAGTGAGGCAGCCATTCATCACGGAGCATTAGACAATTAGCAATAAAACATTTGAAGGGCTCCATTGGTGCTAAAAGGGCGAGGGGGTCCTTTTAAATATCAGAGGTGAGAAATGTTATGTATCAGGGTTATTCAGTAGCTGGCACCAATGAATCACTCCCAGGCACACAGGGCTTGATTGGGGGGGTTGCTGTATTTTTCGCTTCATTGAATCTCTGTCACTCAGTTGTCTTTAGTGTTTTATAAAAAAGGAATAGTAAAAACTTGGTTTATCTCAAAAGATGTTTATCTTAATCACCAGGCTGGCTAAAAAGGATAAATACATTCCTACTTgtcatgtgtgtatatatgtaatatatgcTGCCACGGGGAGTTTGTTTGGATAAACAATGTTGCCTGTGTGGAAATTCAAATCCCCATCAGGAGCCACTGCTTGTAAATATAAGTGtcattttttaacataaaaaatgcCTTGGTTTCTGTTTCATCTTTGCCAATTCTCCCACTGGCCTCTCTCTCCATAATGAATTGGTCTGCGCACCGTGAGACGCTGGAATCTTCTCTCATCTGCCGGGATGTTAATATTTGGCACAAAAAGTGGGATGGTTAGGTGGGGTAGAGGAGGGGAAGGATTTAGAAGAACTTTGGGTTTCCTCTGTTGCAAGCCTTTTCcgtaaataaataaataaaactaattcCTCCAAGTGGGGCTGCAGCCAAGAAAACTGTTCTGAGAGGTTCAGATTTACGGCAGAAGACACTGCTGAGAGAAAGAGCGAGAAACAGAGACAGTGGAGTTCCACCTCCCATGATATATAGAGCCAAGGGAGGTATAAATACCCGTCACTTCCCGGaccctcttttaaaaaaaaagacaaacaccCAGGATCCTGTCTCTGGCTGCCTTGCAGCAAGGCGCCCTCATAAAAGCTAAGATAAACAGTTTATCAGCAGATGAATGCACAAGCTCTGTTCTAAAGACAAAAGTCTATACCTTAGGAAAAATGCAGAGGCAAGAGGAGAGTGGGCTGAGAATCAAGCACAGTATTTCAGGAGGAAGAATGacatgaaatgagaaaaatagagCAATTCTGTAAGGAGTCTTTTAAGGCAATGGATACATCTCCATGTATAGCTGTACTTAAAGACTAAGAAataacttgttttatttctggggtcttcttttttttgtggttttattctTCATTGCTTTAATGCATTAGTCATTTTAGGATTTACTCCACTATAAAACATTCATCCCATAGCTGAgtttcaaaatatattatttatacatCATTTATCATTGCAGATAAAGATTCTTGGCCAAATGTATCCTGCCCTGTCTCCATTCTGTTGGGATTTCAAGGTAGAACTTTTCCCTGTCAAAACATGTTTTACCTTCCAAAGTATGTGATTCATAACTGTTCTCCTTCAGAGCAGCTGATCACCTGCTGACACTGGGTCATCCTTAACACAAGTCTTCATTCTGTGGCCCCTTCTGTGCATCAGGAACGGGGCAGGGAAATGGATGAGCTACCTTGAGACTCAGCACCGCATTTCAAAGGTCCAGCAAGATCTCCCTGAGTCTTTCCAGACTAAAGAATATAGCTTGAAAGTTGTAGAAAAGTGATTTTCTACCGGTGGTGTGTGAATTCCTGGTCAAGGTCATACATGACCCGTGATAGCTCATAATGCAGATTGTCATCTGGTACATTTGAGTGATGTAAAATGGCTGACAGCTGTGCATGTcctttagaatttttttagggattcacagtttaaaaaaaaaggtagaaaattaATCTGTAAGGAGTTCTTTACAAAATTTATAACACTATGACCAAGGAAGAGGGAACGAGTCTAGCAGAGGGAACTGCTCTAGCAGCTTGCTAGGACCTAAGACTAAAATTTAAGTGATTTTAATTCAGTTGTCTGCTCTATCAAGTACAGGTTTCCTCTATAATTTTGGTAAAACACTTGACTCTTCCCTCTGCATTGATCCATTGATACTGGTAGCATCTAATCAAACTCTCCATCATCTCCATGGAAGAGGCAAGGATTAGTATTCCTGCTCTACAAAtaaggaaaggcagagctgtgaaatGTGTTGCCTAAAGCCATATGAGAAATTTGCATGAGAGTTGGGCAGAGGACTCATTTGGttatggttttggttttctttccttaacAAACTATCATTGTTTAGTaccaatgtatttttaaaaacaagaagcaaaaggCAATGAGGTCATGATTTAAATAATCCGTAAGTGTAAGGGAAGCAAGAATAGTTTCAAGGAAGCCTCTACTCCTAAGGAAGGCACATCTTTTCCAAGCACACCTGGCATAGTTCTTCCTCCCAGTTCTACAGTGGTTTATTACTTTCTGGGAGATTCCCTCCGTGTTTCAGCGGTTCGTGCATCGTGCCTGAGACCATTGCTCCTGGAGCAGACTGATTCCACACCATGGGCTGAGTTCAGAGGGATGTCCCCAAGCACTGGTTTGGGTGAAGTAGGCCAGGCCATTTTCTCTTAGTAGATTTAATGGGAAACAAATCTCTCCTGAGTTCTTGCTGTGCATCCTCGCTGCTGTGGCCTGAAGTCAGCTGCTTACATAATGTGTTTTCAGCGCTGTGCCTGCGGAGCGTCAGCAGGGCCGTGCAGGCTGCATACCTCTTCTCTCCTCATCAGCGATGTGACCCTGCACAAGTGGCATCTTACTCTTGCCCACATTGGCTTCCTGTGTGCCTTGAAGGTTGTATTTGCTTTGTCtactgaaaaaacacatttttactaCTGACAGCACTCCAGAACCAATAAAGCTGAGGCGAAGGGAGTTGTTTTCTACTCTGCTTCATGCACCATTGCCAGTAGAATGACCAGCTAAGGCCTCTGTGAGCTACTGGCCTCTCTCCCTATCCCAGGAAGGGCTGGCATCATACACAGTGCCTGGATCACACCCTTTTACCTCCAGGTTTCATTTACTGCTGTTTTCAGCAAACCCTGAAATAAACCAGTTTCTTTTCCGTCTGATCCGGAGGCCTCTGGCAGGGTCActggcagctcttcccagtCCTGCTATCAAGCCATTCCACCGAGAAATTCTTGGGCCACAAGTGACTTCTGTCACTTCTGCATCCCTCGAGCTTTCCCGGCCTCGCCAGGAGCCCAGTGCACCCGAGGTCAGGTGGACACACACACGTGTTTGAGGAACTGTTGACCTTCTGAGCCTGCTCTGCTCACAACAGATCTGTACCTTAATGAGGCTTGAAGAGCCTCATTCCAGAAACTTCCTCCTACAGGTAACTCAGTTCGGGAGGGAAAGGTCTTCCAATCCTTGCTTATGGTCACAGTCTTGAACGTAGAATCTGTAACACACATTTGGCTTGAAACAGTGGAACTCAGTCCTTACaggctttgcttttcagacttAGAGACTGGTAGTTGAAGAATTGGTTTCAAATACCAGctgagaaaaactgaatttattattaaaggaaaaatacaagcCATTAGGTGTAACTTccaaatttttgctttctgttctgtttctgaGGTGTGGCTTCTCACTTGTATCCAAGGACAACTTTTATACCAAACTTTCAATGAAAGTTTATGAGGTTCTTGATGAACATAGAGACCTCAACTTCCAGATGTAAAAAACTCTAATAATGCTCCAGCAGATCTTTGACTGACATTGTAGCAGCAAGTGTCACTGTGAGGCTCTTTCACAGTGTCGAGTTAGGGTcagttttccatctttttcatgtaatttttttatgtattatttataaaataccCTATATGCTCaggaataaagcaaaataagagttattttaaattgaaaattagGAGTGaaaatagttgaaaaaaattttataaaaaacataCAACCTTGGTAATACAATCTGTTTATTACTTTTATAATGAACCTAAATATGAAGGTTAAGATTGaaacaaatgcataaataaTTTAGGTGAAATGGCTGAACTTCAGTCCCATTAAAGTTAGGCTCCTAAGTGCCTAAATAGCCTGCAGGAATGGGATTCAAGCACTTGAGGAAATTTTACTCAAACGGTAATAGACCCTTACAGCAAACTGCCCGCAGTGCCCAGTAAGTGCTCTCTGCGAGACAGTAACTGTGCCACGGAACAGCATTTACtatcaatttttaaattgttttatgtATTTGCCATTGAggtattttccatcttttcctgTATGGACTGGGGGCATAACTGGAAATTGCGTTTCTGATGGAGAAGTCTTGGAGAACTCCCTAGAAAATCGCAGAGCAAGTGCTCCGAGGAGGGCTCCGAGCGGGGCCGCGCAGGCTGCCGGAGCATCCGCCGTGGGACCGCGGGTCCGTACCGGGGTCCCGGCGGTGCCAGCCCCGTCCCCCTCCCGCAGCAGCGCGGGGGCCgtgcccgccgccgcccccgcccgcgcTCCCCGGGGTCCCTGCGCTGCCGCGGGGGTCCCTCGCTCCGCGCTGCCCCGCGGGCacccccggcccggcgcggcgcCGCCAGCAGAGGGCCCGCTCGGCCCGGGCACCGCGGGCACCGCGTCCGCAGCGGCGCCGCGGGCGGGCAGCGCACCCCGCGCCATGTGCGGGGCCGGCCGGGCGGCCCCCGCGGCCGCGCAGCGCGGGGAGGGCGCGGGGGGTCCGCGGGGCCCCCGGCGCGGATCCCCCtccgcgggccgggccgggccgcgccgggcgggcgggaggggccgcgctccccgctccgcgcccgcggGGTGagagcggcggggccgcgcccggAGCCGCCGGCGGAGCgggcgccgggccgggcggtGCCCCGGGCAGAGCAGCATCTCCCTCCCGGGGCGCGGCGGCCGCTCGCGTGAGCGGCGGCGTGCGGAGGgcggggggaggcggcggcTCCCGCCTCAGCCTTCCCCAGCAGAGGGTGCCTGCcggtgggaagggggaagccGCGCTCTCCTGGACTTTTGTGGGAGTGGGGgttgtgttgtgtgtgtggtggtgtggtgttttttttttttttaaggggggTGGGGTGGGTTAGGAGAGAGTCTGTGGTTTCCATGGAGATGAAGCTGAAAGTGCAGGAAATTTAAAGGCTTTGGGTCCTTGCAAAGCAGACAAACTGGTGCCAACGTGCGtggctgctgttgctgctgaggAGGCTGCTTTGCAAACGGCGGAGAGGAGCGGGGAGGAAGAATCGGCAGCAACTTCTTCCACACGCACGGGCAGACAACGAGGAGCGGCAGCAGCAAGCAGAATTCGCAACAAAAAGAGGCATCTCCCGTTCCCGGGAAGGGCGAgaagaagcagcaacagcagcagaattttGGAGCGGCTCCACCAGGAGAAATTTTTATAGAGAAGGCTACAAGAGAGTGTTTGCAGGGGGCTTGTTTTCCGGGCTTATCAGGGGGCTGTCTTTGCTGGTGGTGCGGCGAGTGGAGGTGATCCCCCTCAAAGACGAGTTATTTTGGATATCCCCGTACAAGTTTTCTGATGTCTTTGCTTGCACCTTCTTCCCCTGCTCTTTGGTGAACCCagcccccctttcccccccccaccgGTCTCCCAAGGATGGATCATTCCCAGTGCCTTGTGACTATATACGCCTTGGTGGTTCTGCTGGGTCTCCGGCTAGAGCAGGGCGCCTGCCAGCACTATCTGCACATCCGACCGGCTCCCAGCGACAACTTGCCCTTGGTGGATCTAATCGAGCACCCGGACCCTATCTTTGACCCCAAGGAGAAGGATCTTAACGAGACCTTGCTAAGGAACCTCATGGGCGGTCACTTCGACCCTAACTTTATGGCTATTTCCTTGCCCGAGGACCGGCTCGGAGTGGACGATCTAGCTGAGCTGGACTTGCTGCTCAGGCAGAGACCCTCGGGAGCGATGCCCAGCGAAATCAAAGGGCTGGAGTTCTACGACGGGCTGCAGCCGGGCAAGAAGCACAGGCTGAGCAAGAAGCTGCGCAGGAAGCTGCAGATGTGGCTTTGGTCCCAGACCTTCTGCCCGGTCCTATACACGTGGAACGATCTCGGCAGCCGCTTTTGGCCCCGGTATGTCAAAGTGGGCAGCTGCTACAGTAAAAGGTCTTGTTCAGTCCCCGAAGGCATGGTTTGCAAACCTGCCAAGTCCGTGCATTTAACGATCCTGAGGTGGAGGTGCCAGCGCCGGGGAGGGCAGAGGTGCACATGGATACCCATCCAGTACCCCATCATTTCGGAGTGCAAGTGCTCCTGCTAGGGCTGGCACTTACCTTCTCGCCCCTTCTCCAGCGGACTCACGTGGACCTTTGctgcaacagaaataaaagacatttgCTTTCTGGTTAACGTTGTAATGCACTGTAACGTGTAGGAGAATGTATATTGTGTGTATATATGGCACCGGTTTAATATACTATTAAAAGGTCAGTATTATACGTGAAATAATCAGCGTCTACTGTATTTCTAAGACTATTACCCTGATCGTTGctaatgtatctttttttttttttttttttggtatttataTTCCAGAGAGAAGTTGCTTCGCTTTGGCGAAGTAGGTTTTTTGTTgggtgtgtgttttttttaataaaaggattaaaaaatacaaaccaaactTTTTGATAAGAAAACGGTTAAAGCTATTTTCCATTATTCGGAAAGCGCGTGTgtgagtttttttgttgtttttatttccttacggactttagatttaaaataaaagtgaataaaCGCCTAGAGCACAATGTTATTGTAAATAGAGAGAACAGTTTGAATGACTTAATCCTATGTAAATGAAGAGTATCTGCTATTTATTCTTTATATCCTTGTAGTAAAAGTGCAGTGCAGAATTAAAGTCAACCACTAAAACACGAGCCGTTTGgattctgtttgctttttggtttggCCGCCGTCGGGGGggctttcttctctctcctcctcgTTCTCCACGCTCAGCAGGACGTTTCGTGGTGGCAGGGGGAGGTGGGAACCTGCTCACGACTCTGTTAGGAGGGACTGTGCGGCACCTACCCGGCCGGGGTGCCGGGGGGTccggccccgggggggggggtcccggcgcTGCGCTGTCCCCCCGCGGAGCCGCTCCCGCGGCCGCGCAGCCCCGGCGCGCTCGGCGGCAGCTGCtcggggattttttttttttttttcctctctctcctttttttttttttttttaactgcttgaCATTTCATTTACAACGGGACACGTGTCTTTCACACCTACCATTGTGGTGGGACACTGCTGAAACTTGACCCCTGGGCTTTGGGGGTTTTCAGCGCAGACACGTTATTAGGCTGATCCTGTGACAGCCCCGCAcaccgcccggcccggcccgcttTTAACTCTTTGGGCTCCCGCCAGCGCCGGGCGATCGCTCCCCTGCCGGGCTGGCCCCCCTTCCCCGGGGAGCGCCGGGCTGTGCCGCCGCGGGGTGCGGGTGCCCCGCTCCCGTCCCGCctcccggggccgcccccgcccgcccccgcaGCGCTGGGAccggcccggcccgcggggCTCCGCGGGGACCCGGCCCAGTCCCCCCAGTGCTT is drawn from Chiroxiphia lanceolata isolate bChiLan1 chromosome 19, bChiLan1.pri, whole genome shotgun sequence and contains these coding sequences:
- the NOG gene encoding noggin, with protein sequence MDHSQCLVTIYALVVLLGLRLEQGACQHYLHIRPAPSDNLPLVDLIEHPDPIFDPKEKDLNETLLRNLMGGHFDPNFMAISLPEDRLGVDDLAELDLLLRQRPSGAMPSEIKGLEFYDGLQPGKKHRLSKKLRRKLQMWLWSQTFCPVLYTWNDLGSRFWPRYVKVGSCYSKRSCSVPEGMVCKPAKSVHLTILRWRCQRRGGQRCTWIPIQYPIISECKCSC